In Drosophila ananassae strain 14024-0371.13 chromosome 3R, ASM1763931v2, whole genome shotgun sequence, the DNA window TGCGCTTTCATTTGACATAAAGAAACTGTTTTGGtactaaaaaatatagtttttctaaaagaatataattttaaattgttttgttttttctaatAAATCTTCTCTATTTTACATTCTGGAagtaattcatattttttatatttggctaTGTATACCAGTGAAAGTCTCACATTGAACTATAATTACCAGTTATAATAGCCTTCAAAAAATAACCTTTACTTTAGTTTtcacttaataaataataatcttctaatataatacaaactcttagttaattttaaaatgcataatagaaatttgtatattaaataatatcatttcttataaaattttaattttttttgtttgacatattttaagtttttctttatatatttacaaatttatgACTTAAACAGCTAAATGCTAATATTAATATTCTGTAAAGAGTgctctaaataaaaacatatatatattttgctatacatttattaaatatatttttctttgccttccaaatctaaaaactaattcttttGGGTTATATATCAATAGGTACTCAaatctcattgaaaataacattgtggtcctgaaaaggaccgatttttttttaaatatatgggCTTCCAATTgacaattattcaatttaagcGCGCTCTCCACGGATACGACGAGCCAGCTGGATGTCTTTGGGCATAATAGTAACGCGCTTGGCATGAATGGCGCACAAATTGGTATCTTCAAACAGACCAACCAGATAGGCTTCGCTAGCTTCCTGCAAAGCCATCACAGCCGAGCTCTGGAAGCGCAAATCTGTCTTGAAGTCCTGAGCTATTTCACGCACCAACCGCTGGAATGGCAGCTTGCGGATCAACAACTCGGTACTCTTCTGGTAGCGACGGATTTCACGGAGAGCCACAGTTCCGGGACGATAGCGATGGGGCTTCTTTACTCCTCCGGTGGCTGGAGCACTCTTCCGTGCGGCCTTTGTAGCCAGTTGTTTGCGTGGCGCCTTGCCACCAGTCGATTTACGAGCAGTCTGCTTTGTACGAGCCATTTTAATTTCCAAATTCACTGTTCTCTTCGCGCCtctaaaaacacaataaacgtGCTGCCCGTTGCGCTACCTCTTTATATACCAGAAACGCCGAGGGTTGAAAAGAGGGAGATAGAACAACATGCCATTTCGATCAATCGGGTTTCGGAAGAGCGAGAAAAATATATCGCTCGGAACTCTTCGTATTCTCATTGAATCGGTATAAAGAGCAGCGCACCGATCTGACAAAATTAGTTCTTCAGTGACTTTCGTGCAGTGTgttaatataaaaagaaaaagattgaAAAATGACTGGTCGTGGTAAAGGTGGCAAGGGCTTGGGAAAAGGTGGCGCCAAGCGTCATCGCAAAGTCTTGCGTGATAACATCCAGGGTATTACAAAGCCAGCTATTCGCCGTTTGGCTCGTCGTGGCGGTGTGAAGCGCATCTCTGGTCTTATCTACGAGGAAACTCGTGGAGTCCTGAAAGTGTTCTTGGAGAACGTTATTCGTGACGCCGTCACCTACACCGAACACGCCAAAAGGAAGACAGTGACGGCCATGGATGTTGTTTATGCTCTGAAGAGACAGGGACGCACTCTATACGGCTTCGGcggttaaaattatttttgtacagcctGTACTTCAACTATACAATCGGTCCTTTTCAGGACCACAAtttcttgaacaaaaaaagagaataaaatttgaaatagtACCGTAATGATCGATCGTAGCCTTAGAAACtagatataatttattataattcagAAAGCAGAATTTTACTTAATTTAGAAACGAAATAAACGGTATACTACTAGAaactacatttttgtttttacataTATGCACACACAATAATCACACTCTTCACACAAGctctatatgtatattattgaaaattcttgaatgattttaagtgaaatttaCATTCAACGtggttttctttcattttatttcaatcaTTCATAATAGCGACAAAAATGTTTTCGCTTTTATTCTTGttaatatattgtttatacattttgttattgtaatgTAAACTAGTGCTAATCttgtagttgaaaatttatattcttttgaaaaagtgtGGTCGTCCTGAAAAGGACGTTTGGGTTTATAAATGTGTTTATGTACAAGTATTCTGTATTCAGGGCCGTAATTAAGCGTTTAGGCCTTCTTCTCGGTCTTCTTGGGCAAAAGCACAGCCTGGATGTTGGGCAACACGCCACCCTGAGCTATGGTGACACCAGAGAGCAGCTTGTTCAACTCCTCGTCATTGCGAATAGCCAACTGGAGATGACGGGGAATAATCCTAGTCTTCTTGTTATCACGGGCAGCATTGCCAGCTAACTCGAGAACTTCAGCTGCCAGGTATTCCATAACGGCAGCCAGGTAAACAGGAGCGCCGGCACCAACGCGTTCAGCATAGTTGCCTTTGCGGAGCAGACGGTGAATACGTCCGACGGGGAACTGAAGACCAGCACGATTCGATCGGGACTTTGCCTTTCCCTTCACTTTTCCACCCTTGCCACGAccagacatttttttttaattaacgaTAATTCACTTCACACACGAATAATGGTGGCGAACTATGGACCACCAATTTATACTTATGCCTTTATCCCTGCTTTCAGTTGGGGGTA includes these proteins:
- the LOC123257484 gene encoding histone H4; this translates as MTGRGKGGKGLGKGGAKRHRKVLRDNIQGITKPAIRRLARRGGVKRISGLIYEETRGVLKVFLENVIRDAVTYTEHAKRKTVTAMDVVYALKRQGRTLYGFGG
- the LOC123257476 gene encoding histone H2A: MSGRGKGGKVKGKAKSRSNRAGLQFPVGRIHRLLRKGNYAERVGAGAPVYLAAVMEYLAAEVLELAGNAARDNKKTRIIPRHLQLAIRNDEELNKLLSGVTIAQGGVLPNIQAVLLPKKTEKKA